Proteins from one Anopheles nili chromosome 2, idAnoNiliSN_F5_01, whole genome shotgun sequence genomic window:
- the LOC128731262 gene encoding uncharacterized protein LOC128731262, protein MAYFVEKIPDLQMSDVDELIRETAMDSSNGQKIMEYIRRKRGGVRVRLNNLFDAGDNAINFRLDDIAPLPLSQPTDGEAQERSSGSLVPVSTSSEPVAAATGANMIQTHSALSPENRRASFVSPMVAVSRLSKRMLQSPFVSYHDSPAQNLNKQALLQHCKRTNQKKFEQLRSAQEHASSTPIVSNNLRNDNFMNIQENISPIGDAEQLSVPKAASPARQTTQKSAGSKIMSPVPATQDIPDGLERRYREKTPPREGHLDYVVPETPSPVRRSSPRSNTPLRALSITYRSDNAVAPSLNSSQQYGNSSRTAARYDVADERSSPNTSQRSILKKRCSNQRVSQSPKNRVSFSTRMVMVREISPTPSQFTSDDSDNNDEEPEVRAKPPDMRRSMRPSNLATNVYRSRMDLDRLEHDENDGDDLGPTTLPITNIDTPRTVQMDIVDPPSAFCDDESDSDLSGDELQQMECDDQTTNRSHRSSSPNQDKRTTFRTVRTHDGFINEENFPDEHHTTRIGKNLRLVSADSPNDVVPMVMLKAVDMIHSQVDDEQNFTVNQAPLARTTVVMTSRRHTTKPKIDVDTESYFKTIEDKQKSHENQKKSQKERRKLFGSNMNDPPTEDDQFPEPLPPRAEDAVTQSAPRLKPLSVVVKRLSSGTLKRTMQLWNGADSSSDSTPCGSEAEVEIEIPVVEKQNEERSEKTYKSKYSDVQQPVSQSTDPQQLNQQTGSKSNNKVTRSRKKTKESTEKPQKSVSLKKLKDVSNEIRVQVEGDEPRRSRRNRRIAAEVLWNNPTISRNDAPLYIMPTVDDIIHYYRQMEKESKKSKTKSAKNARNDKAQRPEKIVHETPVDGGSHKDNKKKKKVTIEESIDHEGFRIPSVPVNKQKKQKKIKETSTMTSPTVQFSTLHAVSSDSGLSSAGLTNDEVTVPETSAQPSTSKSAEPSSHKPTTTAPGMEDLLAEKRKTFDWMLMLMENQELRPEALPMVEIQGFTHLSLDHLAFQRRDLIEYSFYVYSNGDNFGFIRFLPNAKKKMTRTKNCLLKFLVLSGSIKFIINDYEVNVVGGDFLMLPVNSTYRTINGSVSTLMFMIKTSVPSS, encoded by the exons ATGGCGTACTTTGTGGAAAA GATTCCCGACTTGCAGATGTCTGACGTCGATGAGCTGATACGGGAAACAGCCATGGACAGTTCCAATGGACAGAAAATAATGGAATATATCAGGCGCAAGCGAGGCGGTGTCAGAGTCCGTCTTAATAATCTGTTTGATGCAGGCGACAACGCCATTAATTTTAGACTTGATGATATTGCGCCACTCCCCTTGTCGCAACCGACGGATGGTGAAGCTCAGGAGCGATCCTCGGGATCGCTTGTACCCGTTAGTACTAGTTCAGAACCAGTAGCTGCTGCGACTGGAGCTAACATGATTCAAACTCATTCTGCGCTCTCACCGGAAAACCGAAGAGCGTCGTTCGTCAGTCCGATGGTGGCTGTTTCGAGACTCAGCAAAAGAATGTTGCAAAGTCCCTTTGTTAGCTACCATGACAGCCCTGCTCAGAATCTGAATAAACAAGCGCTTCTGCAGCACTGTAAACGGACTAACCAGAAGAAGTTTGAGCAGTTACGGAGCGCACAAGAGCATGCATCGAGTACGCCCATTGTCAGCAATAATCTAAGGAACGACAATTTCATGAATATACAAGAAAACATTTCTCCTATTGGGGACGCCGAGCAGCTTTCTGTTCCAAAGGCTGCTTCACCCGCACGGCAGACAACTCAAAAAAGCGCAGGTTCAAAGATAATGTCACCGGTACCAGCTACACAGGATATTCCGGATGGGTTAGAAAGACGTTACCGcgaaaaaacaccaccgcgGGAAGGACATTTGGATTATGTCGTACCCGAAACCCCCAGCCCAGTCCGACGATCGTCTCCGAGATCAAACACACCATTACGGGCGCTTTCGATAACGTATCGTTCCGACAACGCTGTTGCACCATCGCTGAACTCTTCGCAACAGTATGGCAACAGTAGCAGGACTGCTGCTCGTTACGACGTTGCAGACGAGCGGTCCAGCCCAAACACGTCCCAGCGGAGCATCCTCAAGAAACGCTGCTCTAATCAAAGGGTTTCACAGTCACCTAAAAATCGTGTGAGTTTTTCGACAAGAATGGTGATGGTACGAGAAATTTCACCTACACCGTCGCAATTTACATCCGACGATAGTGACAATAACGATGAAGAGCCGGAAGTACGTGCAAAACCGCCAGATATGCGGCGCAGCATGCGTCCATCTAATTTGGCCACAAACGTTTACCGATCTAGAATGGATCTAGATAGGCTGGAGCATGATGAgaatgatggcgatgatttgGGACCTACCACGC TTCCCATCACAAATATTGACACCCCACGAACGGTACAAATGGATATCGTTGATCCTCCGTCGGCATTCTGCGATGATGAGAGTGACTCGGATCTTTCTGGGGACGAATTGCAGCAAATGGAATGTGACGATCAGACTACAAATCGATCACATCGATCATCGAGCCCCAATCAAGACAAACGCACGACGTTCCGTACGGTTCGCACACATGACGGTTTTATTAATGAAGAGAATTTTCCGGATGAACATCACACCACCCGCATCGGCAAAAATCTACGCTTGGTGAGTGCTGATTCTCCCAACGATGTTGTACCTATGGTAATGCTGAAAGCTGTCGACATGATCCACTCTCAAGTCGATGATGAACAGAACTTCACGGTAAATCAAGCACCGTTGGCGCGCACTACGGTCGTCATGACTTCGAGGCGGCATACTACAAAACCGAAGATCGACGTAGATACAGAGAGCTATTTCAAAACGATCGAAGACAAACAAAAGTCCCATGAAAATCagaagaaaagccaaaaagaacGCCGAAAACTGTTTGGATCGAACATGAACGATCCACCCACTGAGGACGATCAGTTTCCTGAACCGTTGCCTCCGCGTGCAGAGGACGCTGTGACGCAGAGCGCCCCGCGATTAAAGCCGTTATCAGTTGTTGTGAAGCGTCTGTCGTCAGGGACTTTAAAGAGAACCATGCAACTCTGGAATGGTGCCGACTCCTCGTCGGATTCTACCCCGTGTGGTAGCGAAGCTGAAGTGGAAATCGAGATTCCCGTCGTTGAAAAACAGAACGAAGAACGGAGTGAAAAGACATACAAATCGAAATATTCCGATGTGCAGCAGCCTGTGAGCCAGAGTACTGATCCCCAACAGCTCAACCAGCAAACAGGgtcaaaatcaaataataagGTTACGAGATCTAGGAAAAAAACCAAGGAGTCAACGGAAAAGCCGCAAAAGAGCGTTTCGCTGAAGAAACTGAAGGATGTGTCGAACGAAATTCGCGTACAGGTTGAAGGGGACGAACCACGCAGAAGTCGCCGAAATAGACGCATTGCAGCCGAAGTGCTGTGGAACAATCCAACAATCTCGCGGAATGATGCTCCGTTGTACATAATGCCCACCGTTGACGATATCATTCATTACTACAGACAGATGGAGAAGGAGAGTAAAAAGAGTAAAACTAAATCCGCCAAAAACGCACGCAACGATAAAGCACAGCGGCCTGAAAAGATCGTTCATGAAACTCCGGTGGATGGTGGATCACACAAGGacaataagaaaaagaagaaagttaCGATAGAAGAAAGCATTGATCATGAAGGATTCCGAATTCCTTCGGTTccggtaaacaaacaaaagaagcaaaagaaaatcaaagaaaCTTCAACCATGACCAGCCCAACCGTGCAGTTTTCCACTCTGCACGCCGTATCAAGTGATTCTGGTCTTTCTTCGGCCGGTTTAACG AATGACGAAGTAACTGTACCGGAAACGAGTGCGCAACCATCGACTTCAAAGTCGGCGGAACCTTCGTCGCACAAACCGACAACAACCGCGCCAGGAATGGAAGATTTGCTGGCGGAGAAACGCAAAACGTTCGACTggatgttgatgttgatggAGAACCAGGAGCTTCGGCCCGAGGCATTGCCGATGGTTGAAATTCAAGGCTTCACGCATCTTTCCCTCGATCACCTTGCCTTCCAACGGCGAGATTTGATCGAATATTCGTTCTACGTTTACTCGAATGGAGACAACTTTGGATTCATCCGATTTTTGCCCaacgcgaagaaaaaaatgactcgTACGAAAAATTGTCTTTTG AAATTTCTCGTACTCAGCGGCTCGATAAAATTCATAATCAATGACTACGAGGTGAATGTAGTCGGTGGCGATTTCTTGATGTTGCCAGTCA ATTCCACGTATCGGACCATTAACGGGTCAGTGTCTACACTGATGTTTATGATCAAAACGAGCGTACCTAGCAGCTGA
- the LOC128731250 gene encoding uncharacterized protein LOC128731250, giving the protein MPLSMANVPPPSSLPSPAEGIGRGDDRLKAPPSPPPRSDSPPSQPTGSATGGIIVPAAVANFSVINYVGKTQKQSSYKASVRCRTPYERCTNVRSTAGGVLAATNRTMESQLDDTTNSSTFSSLEFGCNSLSHSLSNSTGIGCETSPESSDQQDSIDPEDGSTSGHRLRSRRSMSVSSSGCSSSMDDRNCDFSPLGSIVSCRCNSYSMSDFDDDGFREDASVSSAYGGVRESASRSYHAHHHPLHHHHQSVPHHPNNHKGLFDIALKTVKLIRRNQELQLRLAQLQEETNAFIDSVMANPENESLRSHFYGAQSKRLPTPVTVQK; this is encoded by the exons ATGCCACTGTCCATGGCGAACGTCCCCCCACCCTCCTCACTACCGTCACCAGCCGAAGGGATCGGCCGGGGGGATGATCGGTTGAAGGCTCCCCCATCGCCACCACCGCGTTCCGACTCACCTCCGTCTCAACCGACCGGAAGTGCTACCGGTGGCATCATCGTTCCCGCGGCCGTGGCCAACTTTTCCGTGATAAACTACG TCGGTAAAACACAGAAGCAATCATCCTACAAAGCATCCGTCCGGTGCCGGACACCGTACGAACGGTGCACCAACGTCCGATCGACGGCTGGTGGAGTTTTAGCGGCCACGAACCGAACCATGGAGTCGCAGCTGGACGATACGACCAATTCGTCGACGTTTTCGTCCCTCGAGTTTGGATGCAATAGTCTCAGTCACAGTCTCAGCAACAGCACGGGCATCGGGTGTGAGACGAGCCCGGAATCGAGCGATCAGCAGGACAGTATCGATCCGGAAGATGGCAGCACTTCCGGTCATCGGTTGCGCAGCCGTCGGTCGATGAGCGTTTCCTCTAGCGGGTGTTCGAGCTCGATGGATGACAGGAATTGCGATTTTTCGCCCCTCGGAAGCATCGTCAGTTGTCG GTGCAACTCGTACAGCATGTCCGACTTCGATGACGATGGGTTTCGCGAGGATGCAAGCGTATCCTCGGCGTATGGTGGCGTGCGAGAGTCTGCGTCTCGATCGTACCATGCACACCACCATCCGttacaccatcaccaccagagTGTACCGCATCATCCGAACAACCACAAGGGACTGTTCGATATCGCACTGAAGACGGTGAAGTTGATCCGGCGCAATCAGGAGTTGCAGCTGCGGTTGGCCCAGCTGCAGGAGGAAACGAACGCGTTCATCGACTCGGTGATGGCCAACCCGGAGAATGAGTCGTTGCGGTCGCACTTTTACGGTGCCCAGAGCAAGCGGCTTCCGACGCCGGTCACGGTGCAAAAGTGA
- the LOC128731318 gene encoding nicalin-1, whose amino-acid sequence MFEEADNFADLFRGGLPYYLLITLPILIICSSNPVLAASEFSVQRMSQYDVHGVAYGCRASALNLEAKSLYTWQTSRHCVLTRLQDMTIDHFREIRAKAGGLVVLLPKDTTALSLEDKQHIHLLEQAMMVQDVPIPVYLSKYDPKLDGIIDEVTRTTVRSSKQSAPKRDSAFSEIFGSISANGYQVVVSGASHAVNKQSKIPIIQGELAPTKPGTLLDRDNKLPLIIVTAHLDTFGLTNTRQSNVDVAVLMTLVELFSKLHASIPKYRLIFLASESGLLLNFQGMKKWLDSNLDENVQIQHAEFVVCLDTIGKLLANENIFMHVSKPPKEGTSMNAFYKTLRVVAQRYGNVTVEGVHKKINLADTLLAWEHERFSMKRMPAFTLSNVKNHKDPMRNTIFDDDTIEEQLDALERNVKIIAEALASHIYNVPAEDGAAGEIFTGSMAISRDQIKPWLHIRSTLQNNDLKYAFEKYLRNVKVSYEKPDAREPDFMLYDDREALLNIYNVKPAVFDLFLTFMIAAYLTMVYFAIFHFPRLYGFVCRMTVVKTKVN is encoded by the exons ATGTTCGAAGAAGCGGATAACTTCGCCGATCTGTTCCGCGGTGGACTGCCGTACTATCTGCTCATCACTCTGCCAATCCTAATCATTTGTTCGTCCAATCCGGTCCTTGCCGCTAGTGAGTTCAGCGTCCAGCGTATGTCACAGTACGATGTTCATGGTGTTGCCTACG GTTGCCGGGCGTCAGCGTTGAATTTGGAAGCCAAATCCCTTTACACATGGCAAACGTCCCGGCACTGTGTGCTGACCCGGTTGCAAGACATGACCATTGACCATTTCCGGGAAATCCGTGCTAAGGCAGGTGGTCTTGTGGTTCTGCTGCCGAAAGACACAACCGCCCTGAGCTTGGAGGACAAGCAG CATATCCACCTACTAGAGCAGGCGATGATGGTGCAAGACGTGCCGATTCCGGTATACCTGTCCAAGTACGACCCTAAGCTGGATGGCATAATCGATGAAGTAACACGCACCACCGTGCGCAGCAGCAAACAGAGCGCACCTAAACGTGATTCGGCGTTCAGCGAGATTTTTGGGTCGATATCCGCCAACGGGTATCAGGTGGTGGTGTCTGGTGCGTCGCACGCGGTTAACAAACAGTCAAAGATACCGATCATCCAAGGAGAGCTGGCCCCGACGAAACCCGGCACTTTGCTTGACAGAGACAATAAGCTGCCGCTAATAATTGTAACTGCGCATCTCGACACGTTTGGACTGACCAACACGCGGCAAAGCAACGTGGACGTAGCAGTGTTAATGACGCTCGTTGAGCTGTTTAGTAAATTGCACGCGAGCATCCCGAAGTATCGGCTAATTTTTCTGGCATCGGAATCAGGCTTACTGCTTAACTTCCAAGGCATGAAGAAGTGGCTCGATTCGAACTTGGATGAGAACGTGCAGATCCAGCATGCGGAATTCGTCGTATGTCTCGATACGATCGGCAAGTTGCTGGCGAACGAGAACATTTTCATGCACGTTTCCAAACCGCCAAAGGAAGGCACATCGATGAACGCCTTCTACAAAACGCTTCGCGTCGTAGCCCAGCGATACGGCAACGTTACCGTTGAAGGTGTGCACAAAAAGATCAATTTGGCGGACACCCTGCTAGCGTGGGAGCACGAGCGATTCAGCATGAAACGCATGCCTGCGTTTACCCTGTCCAACGTGAAG aaTCACAAGGACCCAATGCGCAACACCATCTTCGACGATGACACGATCGAGGAGCAGCTGGATGCGCTTGAACGCAACGTGAAGATTATTGCGGAGGCATTAGCAAGCCATATTTACAACGTGCCAGCCGAGGACGGCGCTGCCGGGGAAATTTTTACCGGCTCGATGGCCATCAGCCGAGACCAAATTAAGCCCTGGCTGCACATCCGTTCGACGCTCCAGAATAACGATCTGAAGTACGCCTTCGAGAAGTACCTGCGTAACGTGAAAGTCTCCTACGAAAAACCCGACGCCCGGGAGCCGGACTTCATGTTGTACGACGATCGGGAAGCGTTGTTGAACATCTACAACGTAAAACCGGCGGTGTTCGACCTGTTCCTCACGTTCATGATCGCCGCTTACCTGACGATGGTCTACTTTGCAATCTTCCACTTCCCTAGGCTGTACGGATTCGTGTGTCGCATGACGGTAGTTAAAACCAAAGTAAATTGA
- the LOC128731273 gene encoding meckelin — MDSFVQGGPAVEHGAVVLVWKALLLLILTCGNLLVAANADFYNTYDVQLYATPDDCRSNEYYDLFALKCSLCDDGLHLVPAKDKLSCACNDQSVATRDHDSVLQRPVCQNVSEFFAQFSAGERFDTVNFCKTIQVGIVNTTKSTRTVYQRRRTFPPGNERSVCECDLKANVLYTERDGAGIADPRAAHNFCIPLSLLRDVQHFPAFSLNRFLHQNRQNVNVYKNVKYLMVFCHVMRSMQHCQHLANLCVLSFYSLDRHSPCAIFYTFQTYDLTALGAAGLGGGGVPSVVSASQSYLAGDGAGGGTGPKLGPDVARPGLFYRRGKYVSELLEKYLDFSYDSDAKNQINNTLNFTLVSYDLHGHLRHFREMRFADLNLCERYDVSQEQRVRFGQNYRRKCILNVNRLVVDFREVEFLSLYVSYHEQRVRLMRSVPVLIRDAFNQNADPEPDRWQLVKRFLLVDTVSGLNELHKPKQFGEIDVRSQFFFLRYVKRIELEFRLHPDHGKHPNRIAIPLVRMEYALLNMSAAQVPQVGNTVEFEFHVSFTKAYSYSSLLEILLPIFVLLAFSMAVFQTYCYKLRQSKQYYDMEIFWNFCIFLGSYLGAVFLIVSGTIVLHAFCIFKTQSTIHLLPPLEAQNVVEVFIYVAFALKIVKLIRVFFCMANVDIFFIDWERPKIFDIGNMGQRLHQLDTPSIASSTNTKPTSHDSVSAWRNYFIANEWQELATRRKISMFAHLVLLVLAFVILGFENWASNAFHLHVHRNDEFLGSPDKMLFLAVAMLIYTTVYIAQRLYNWLFHDRFIENAIQQFIDVASIANISVFILSMESYGYYIHGRSPHGFSDTDMCSMIMQFKREEDNLCGNRGLLPGSEQQTYSILVPKNLRLFYDKLITPLRNSSSLGPHQHLNQPQLIGSAKMSTSEVFTSPGGGRLEYNFERTILTYYNVNRFFAAFVDHALKDLDYIIQERSILENILNCEFQSYVTENKGVFYIDNGHSFDQILFYGNEGIFFQVELLLFCCVVLLTENYLLAIIVIGIAYKCFEVVMNYVLKNNLAKKTLIDKRFLI; from the exons ATGGATTCGTTCGTTCAGGGAGGTCCTGCCGTGGAGCATGGAGCTGTGGTGCTGGTTTGGAAGGCATTACTTTTACTGATCCTCACGTGCGGCAATTTACTCGTCGCAGCAAACGCGGACTTTTACAATACGTATGATGTGCAGCTTTACGCCACGCCCGACGACTGTCGCTCGAACGAGTACTACGATCTTTTCGCCTTGAAGTGTAGCCTGTGCGACGACGGATTACACCTGGTACCAGCCAAAGACA AGTTATCCTGTGCGTGTAACGACCAATCGGTAGCCACCCGTGACCATGACAGTGTCCTTCAGCGCCCGGTTTGCCAAAATGTGAGCGAATTTTTCGCCCAGTTCAGCGCCGGCGAACGATTCGATACGGTGAACTTCTGCAAAACCATCCAAGTAGGCATCGTCAATACGACCAAATCCACCAGAACCGTGTACCAACGGCGGCGAACCTTCCCACCCGGCAACGAACGGTCGGTGTGCGAATGCGACCTAAAGGCCAACGTGCTGTACACCGAGCGGGATGGTGCCGGCATTGCTGACCCGCGAGCTGCTCATAACTTTTGCATACCCCTGTCACTGCTCCGGGACGTACAGCACTTCCCGGCGTTCAGCTTGAACCGGTTCCTGCACCAGAACCGTCAGAACGTGAACGTGTACAAAAATGTCAAGTATCTAATGGTGTTTTGTCATGTGATGCGAAGCATGCAGCATTGCCAGCATTTGGCGAACCTATGCGTTCTCAGCTTCTACAGCCTGGACCGGCATTCGCCATGTGCCATTTTCTACACCTTCCAAACGTACGATCTGACCGCGCTTGGTGCGGCtgggttgggtggtggtggtgtcccCAGTGTGGTCAGTGCGAGTCAAAGCTACCTGGCGGGTGATGGAGCTGGTGGCGGGACCGGACCCAAGTTGGGGCCAGATGTCGCACGGCCTGGATTATTCTATCGCCGCGGGAAGTACGTCAGCGAGCTGTTGGAGAAGTATCTGGACTTCAGCTACGATAGTGATGCTAAAAATCAG ATAAACAACACGCTCAATTTCACCTTGGTAAGCTACGATTTGCACGGCCATTTGCGCCACTTTCGCGAGATGCGCTTTGCCGACCTGAACCTATGCGAACGGTACGACGTCAGCCAGGAGCAACGGGTACGCTTTGGTCAGAACTACCGGCGAAAGTGCATCCTGAACGTGAACAGGCTCGTGGTGGACTTCCGCGAGGTCGAGTTCCTGTCGCTGTACGTCAGCTATCACGAGCAGCGGGTTAGGCTGATGCGTTCGGTGCCGGTGCTAATCCGGGATGCCTTCAACCAAAACGCCGACCCGGAACCGGACCGATGGCAGCTCGTGAAGCGGTTCCTGCTTGTGGACACCGTTTCGGGGTTGAACGAGCTGCACAAACCGAAGCAGTTCGGCGAGATTGACGTGAGGagtcagtttttctttctccggtACGTCAAGAGAATTGAGTTGGAGTTCAGGCTACATCCGGACCATGGTAAACACCCGAACCGGATCGCCATACCGCTGGTACGGATGGAGTACGCGTTGCTCAACATGTCAGCTGCCCAGGTCCCGCAGGTGGGAAATACGGTCGAGTTTGAGTTCCACGTGTCATTCACAAAGGCGTACAGCTATTCTTCCTTGCTGGAG attctGCTCCCGATCTTCGTACTGCTCGCATTTTCTATGGCCGTTTTCCAGACGTACTGTTACAAGTTGCGGCAGAGCAAACAGTACTACGACATGGAGATATTCTGGAACTTTTGCATCTTTCTTGGTTCGTACCTCGGTGCGGTGTTCCTGATCGTGTCAGGTACTATTGTGCTGCACGCGTTTTGCATCTTCAAAACTCAGAGCACGATTCACTTGTTGCCGCCGCTGGAAGCACAAAACGTGGTGGAAGTTTTCATCTATGTAGCGTTCGCTTTAAAG ATTGTCAAACTGATTCGTGTGTTCTTCTGCATGGCTAACGTCGACATTTTCTTCATCGACTGGGAGCGACCGAAGATATTCGATATTGGCAACATGGGCCAACGATTGCACCAGCTGGACACTCCTTCGATTGCGTCGAGCACAAAC ACAAAACCCACCTCGCACGATAGCGTATCGGCGTGGCGCAACTATTTCATCGCGAACGAATGGCAAGAGTTGGCGACCCGAAGGAAGATTTCCATGTTCGCCCACCTCGTCCTGTTGGTGCTGGCGTTTGTTATATTGGGTTTCGAAAATTGGGCTTCCAATGCGTTCCATCTGCATGTGCATCGGAACGATGAGTTTCTGGGGTCGCCAGACAAAATGCTTTTCCTAGCAGTTGCGATGTTGATCTACACCACGGTGTACATCGCGCAGCGATTGTACAATTGGCTGTTTCATGATCGATTCATAGAGAATGCGATCCAGCAGTTTATCGACGTTGCGTCCATTGCGAATATATCCGTGTTCATACTGAGCATGGAATCGTACGGATACTACATCCACGGTCGATCGCCGCATGGCTTTTCCGACACGGACATGTGCTCGATGATTATGCAGTTCAAGCGCGAGGAAGACAACCTTTGCGGAAATCGTGGTCTGTTGCCGGGCTCCGAGCAACAAACGTACTCCATTTTAGTGCCAAAGAATCTACGGTTGTTCTACGACAAGCTGATCACGCCTTTGCGAAATTCGTCCTCGTTGGGACCGCATCAACACTTGAACCAACCGCAATTGATCGGGAGCGCTAAGATGAGCACGAGCGAAGTTTTCACCAGCCCGGGCGGCGGCCGTTTGGAGTACAATTTTGAACGGACCATACTGACGTACTATAATGTTAATCGGTTTTTCGCGGCATTTGTCGATCAT GCACTGAAAGATCTGGACTACATCATTCAAGAGCGAAGCATTTTGGAAAACATTCTGAACTGTGAATTCCAGAGTTACGTAACGGAAA ATAAGGGCGTTTTCTACATTGATAACGGCCACTCATTCGATCAGATTCTGTTCTATGGGAATGAAGGCATATTCTTCCAGGTTGAATTGTTGCTGTTCTGCTGCGTTGTGTTGCTGACCGAAAATTACCTTCTGGCGATAATTGTCATCGGAATCGCGTATAAATGCTTTGAGGTAGTGATGAATTACGTGCTGAAAAATAATCTTGCCAAGAAAACGTTAATCGACAAACGATTTTTGATATAA
- the LOC128720033 gene encoding nuclear cap-binding protein subunit 2, with translation MSSQIASVHTPSIALSKYRDQHFKGSRHEQEKLLRLSSTLYIGNLSFYTTEEQIHELFSRCGDVRRIIMGLDKFKKTPCGFCFVEYYARLDAECAMRYINGTRLDDRIVRVDWDAGFIEGRQYGRGKTGGQVRDEYRQDHDLGRGGYGKMVQMGQLGAPSMRE, from the exons ATGTCTTCTCAGATTGCATCCGTTCATACACCGTCAATAGCGTTAAGCAAGTATCGAGATCAACATTTTAAG GGCTCACGTCACGAGCAAGAAAAACTTCTACGTCTCTCCAGCACACTGTACATCGGCAACCTATCGTTTTACACCACTGAGGAACAGATTCATGAGCTTTTCTCGCGCTGCGGCGATGTACGACGCATCATAATGGGATTGGATAAATTTAAGAAAACCCCGTgcggcttttgttttgtggaatACTATGCTCGATTAGATGCCGAATGTGCGATGCGATATATCAACGGAACGCGGTTGGATGATCGCATCGTGCGTGTAGATTGGGACGCCGGATTTATTGAGGGGCGACAATACGGTCGTGGTAAAACCGGTGGCCAGGTGCGAGACGAGTATCGGCAAGATCACGATTTGGGCCGAGGCGGTTATGGCAAAATGGTACAAATGGGACAACTAGGCGCCCCGTCCATGCGAGAATAG
- the LOC128721082 gene encoding coiled-coil domain-containing protein 134-like — protein sequence MHFKTYSAVDCLFVLIITSTLAGLSGLDKTMFSPMHVQAKDAEKVPELDLSKMINEKVYSKIFVRKREEHKLLVNHLQSIDDYEKRYKLMKLGIDEIIRIIREEGGKLRGNNITSESEFPKLQELINALALFLENTCLFGELVLHFPDMSYRILKSVSDWRSLMTQALNYSKAFDQILDDKSVELLGLLNQEINEDQRTAEYVNPYRDAVQSAPSGKEKLKQKSKLKKGPTMTMPKTEL from the exons atgcatttcaaaacATACTCGGCAGTGGATTGTTTATTTGTGCTAATCATAACCTCAACACTTGCCGGGTTATCCGGCCTAGACAAAACAATGTTTTCTCCAATGCACGTTCAAGCAAAAGATGCGGAAAAAGTACCCGAACTTGATTTGagtaaaatgataaatgaaaaagttt attcaaaaatatttgttCGCAAGCGAGAGGAGCATAAATTGCTTGTTAACCATCTTCAGTCCATTGATGATTACGAGAAGCGGTACAAATTGATGAAGCTAGGAATTGATGAAATCATTCGG ATCATTCGGGAAGAAGGAGGCAAGCTCCGAGGCAATAACATTACGTCGGAATCTGAGTTCCCCAAACTCCAAGAACTCATCAATGCATTGGCATTATTTCTCGAGAATACTTGCCTTTTCGGCGAGCTGGTGTTACACTTTCCAGACATGTCCTATCGCATTCTTAAGAGCGTATCGGACTGGCGAAGTCTAATGACTCAGGCTTTAAATTACTCAAAAGCTTTCGATCAGATTTTAGACGATAAATCCGTAGAGCTGCTCGGTCTTCTAAACCAAGAAATCAACGAAGACCAGCGAACGGCTGAATACGTTAATCCCTATCGAGATGCAGTACAATCAGCTCCAAGCGGTAAAGAGAAGttgaagcagaaaagcaaactTAAAAAGGGACCAACGATGACTATGCCAAAAACAGAACTATAA